The Brasilonema sennae CENA114 genome includes a region encoding these proteins:
- a CDS encoding serine/threonine-protein kinase encodes MNSVYCSKGHENPTGSRFCLHCGESLDHPVSQGIQNGQTLGERYFIVRQLGQGGFGRTYLAEDVNRFREPCVLKEFSPQVQTPYVLQKAEELFQREASVLYKLQHPQIPRFRELLRINLGGKEYLFLVQDFVEGQTYGSLFDAKKQQGLRFTEAEVSLLMQQILPVLQYIHSIGVIHRDISPDNLILRNTDQLPVLIDFGGVKQVAATVVSQYYQPGAVSHGLPTLLGKIGYSPPEQMQTGLVEPHSDLYALAATVLVLLTGKQPQELIDEYTLTWQWRREVNLSPSFGMVLDKMLSPKPKERYQSANQVLQALNLSPVSYPSPQQPVPISPPPQTQQTLAVSPTPTPPTRQESSPYTNPPSPTPTLSWWTPGKIIAIVVVLATAVSVGVWGANQLFDSSSLSPNDPKLSLQEQQRKEKLDQRRQQLNIDNKFFTNLVNQIFWEKNPTLRNRTLTDEPEDEQLRAQWDSLAEQLLEKLTVLSSDARQKLGSFGQAERDRAKVEVNQINVGSRSLYDLADAAFYRQFPQQRGKNFIDQPIGQVWQGFVSDKLNAILSGSAFKKIAFDKGAITSRVSGTLKPGEGKVFIAQLNEQQSMRVRLNANSKILLSVYSPSGKSPFLEDSTQRSLSVQLPESGFYEYVIVATGSNTSDYTLAITAENPAPPPSPTPTPIETVTPTPTPTETPTPTPTETPIPTPTETPTLTPTETPTPTPTETPTPTSTPTPTPTPTSTLTPTPTPTQTAP; translated from the coding sequence ATGAATTCTGTTTATTGCTCTAAAGGACACGAAAATCCAACTGGTAGTCGCTTTTGTTTACACTGCGGCGAAAGTTTGGATCACCCAGTGAGTCAAGGTATTCAAAATGGGCAAACTTTGGGCGAACGCTACTTTATTGTCCGTCAATTAGGACAGGGAGGTTTTGGACGTACTTATTTAGCTGAGGATGTTAACCGCTTTCGCGAACCTTGTGTTTTAAAGGAATTCTCCCCTCAAGTTCAAACACCATACGTTTTACAAAAAGCTGAAGAACTGTTTCAGCGAGAAGCCAGCGTTCTCTACAAGCTGCAACACCCGCAAATTCCCCGCTTCCGGGAACTTTTGCGCATTAACTTAGGTGGTAAGGAATACCTGTTTCTGGTGCAAGACTTTGTAGAAGGGCAAACTTACGGCTCTTTGTTTGATGCAAAGAAGCAGCAAGGTTTACGATTTACAGAAGCAGAAGTCAGTTTGCTCATGCAGCAAATTCTGCCTGTTTTGCAATACATCCATTCTATAGGAGTGATTCACCGTGATATCTCTCCTGACAACTTAATTTTACGCAACACTGACCAACTCCCAGTATTAATCGATTTTGGTGGAGTTAAACAAGTCGCTGCAACAGTCGTCTCGCAATATTATCAACCTGGTGCAGTTTCTCACGGACTCCCAACACTATTGGGTAAGATAGGATACTCACCTCCAGAACAGATGCAGACTGGGTTAGTAGAGCCTCATAGTGATTTGTATGCTTTAGCCGCAACAGTACTCGTTTTGCTGACAGGTAAACAACCCCAAGAATTAATAGATGAGTATACCCTCACCTGGCAATGGCGACGAGAAGTTAACCTCAGCCCGAGTTTCGGGATGGTGTTGGATAAAATGCTATCGCCAAAACCAAAAGAACGCTATCAAAGCGCTAATCAAGTTCTGCAAGCACTAAACTTATCACCTGTCAGCTATCCTTCTCCACAGCAACCTGTTCCGATTTCACCACCACCACAAACACAACAAACTCTAGCTGTATCCCCGACTCCCACTCCTCCCACTCGACAGGAATCGTCACCTTACACAAACCCACCCTCTCCTACTCCCACCCTCAGCTGGTGGACACCTGGTAAAATCATTGCCATAGTCGTGGTTTTGGCTACTGCAGTGAGTGTGGGTGTGTGGGGAGCAAATCAGTTATTTGATTCTTCGTCCCTGTCGCCTAACGATCCAAAACTTTCCTTACAAGAACAACAGCGTAAGGAAAAATTAGATCAACGCCGTCAACAACTCAATATCGACAATAAATTTTTTACTAACTTAGTTAATCAAATTTTTTGGGAGAAAAATCCAACTCTACGCAACCGTACTTTGACAGATGAGCCAGAAGATGAACAATTGCGGGCACAATGGGACAGTTTAGCAGAACAGCTGCTAGAAAAACTCACGGTTTTGAGTTCAGATGCACGTCAAAAATTGGGTAGTTTTGGACAAGCAGAACGCGATCGCGCAAAAGTCGAAGTCAACCAAATCAACGTTGGTAGTCGTTCTTTATATGATTTAGCAGATGCAGCATTTTATCGGCAATTTCCACAACAGCGCGGCAAGAATTTTATTGATCAGCCGATTGGACAAGTTTGGCAAGGTTTTGTCAGCGACAAACTCAATGCTATCCTTTCTGGCAGTGCCTTCAAGAAAATAGCCTTTGACAAAGGAGCTATTACTAGCAGAGTCAGTGGTACTCTCAAACCAGGAGAAGGTAAAGTTTTTATCGCCCAACTTAACGAACAGCAATCGATGAGAGTCAGGCTCAATGCGAATTCTAAAATTTTGCTTTCCGTGTATTCCCCCAGTGGAAAATCGCCATTTTTGGAAGATTCAACACAACGTAGTTTATCCGTTCAACTTCCAGAAAGCGGATTTTATGAATATGTGATTGTTGCGACGGGGTCAAACACATCAGATTATACACTTGCAATTACAGCAGAAAATCCTGCTCCACCTCCATCGCCTACCCCAACTCCTATAGAAACCGTTACACCAACACCCACACCTACAGAAACACCGACACCCACACCTACAGAAACACCGATACCCACGCCTACAGAGACACCGACACTCACGCCTACAGAGACACCGACACCCACGCCTACAGAGACACCAACACCAACATCAACACCAACACCAACACCAACACCAACATCAACACTCACACCGACACCGACACCGACACAGACAGCACCATAA
- a CDS encoding serine/threonine-protein kinase, whose amino-acid sequence MDVYCSKQHVNNEKNRFCTQCGEPLPLAVGQVVDNRYRIVRHLGQGGFGRTYLAEDLNESQQKCVLKEFAPQVEEQDLEKAKELFEREATVLKNLQHPQIPRFHASLQVQLSNKDFFFLVQDYVEGDNYWDLLESRINQGQTFSEEEVVKLLQQMLPVLSYIHRVNVVHRDLSPDNIILRHSDQLPVLIDFGGVKQLPASKGFWFTQLGGIRTILGKKGYAPEEQLRQGKAFPSSDLYSLAVTALVLLTGQDPQKLYDSYQGNWRWGEQIKVSPKIEAVLKRMVEYKPSDRYQKADDVLKDLQFYKGATKPINTQMTKLKTMIAAPGGKRVKTLVGKFHNNTQMAAQALPLPVWLRPFAVSLISTSVIVLTLAGTWAVVNAVFHAVTSISLPTISLPTIPKGSNPPEKPTTTRSQENRGNQIIRRRQELEIPEVFFTKMVDRKFYTKNPDAKGRTLTGNSEDNALRKEWFAIAQDVLNQLEQANLSKSARRKLGSYTARDYDNWRQQAQAGQLGNYTIDQLNKDTNKKFDRLFPGERRNNEKLDKQTLGQIWYALAADQVSKVESAN is encoded by the coding sequence ATGGATGTTTATTGCAGCAAACAACACGTAAACAACGAGAAGAACCGCTTTTGCACTCAGTGTGGGGAGCCGTTACCTCTGGCGGTAGGGCAAGTTGTCGATAACCGCTATCGGATTGTACGTCATTTGGGACAGGGTGGCTTTGGACGCACTTATTTGGCTGAAGATTTAAATGAATCTCAACAAAAGTGCGTGCTCAAGGAGTTTGCACCCCAAGTTGAAGAACAGGATTTAGAAAAAGCCAAAGAACTGTTTGAACGAGAAGCGACTGTACTCAAAAATCTACAGCACCCACAAATTCCACGTTTCCACGCCTCGCTACAAGTGCAGTTGAGTAACAAAGATTTTTTCTTTTTGGTGCAAGACTATGTAGAGGGTGACAACTACTGGGATTTGTTAGAAAGCCGTATAAATCAGGGACAAACTTTTAGTGAGGAAGAAGTTGTCAAACTGCTGCAACAAATGTTGCCTGTTTTGTCTTACATTCACAGAGTGAATGTTGTTCACCGTGATCTTTCTCCTGATAATATCATTTTGCGGCATAGTGATCAATTACCCGTGCTGATTGACTTTGGTGGAGTGAAGCAATTACCAGCTTCTAAGGGTTTTTGGTTTACGCAACTCGGTGGAATTCGGACTATCTTGGGTAAGAAGGGCTACGCACCAGAGGAGCAATTACGTCAGGGAAAAGCATTTCCCAGTAGCGATTTGTACTCTTTAGCTGTGACGGCGCTTGTGTTATTAACTGGTCAAGATCCACAAAAACTGTATGATTCTTATCAGGGAAATTGGCGTTGGGGAGAACAAATAAAAGTCAGCCCCAAAATAGAAGCTGTGTTGAAAAGAATGGTGGAATATAAACCAAGCGATCGCTACCAAAAAGCTGACGATGTTCTCAAAGATTTACAGTTTTACAAGGGCGCTACCAAACCTATAAATACTCAAATGACTAAGCTCAAGACGATGATCGCTGCTCCTGGCGGTAAACGTGTCAAAACTCTTGTTGGTAAGTTCCATAACAACACTCAAATGGCTGCTCAGGCGTTACCTCTGCCTGTTTGGCTTCGTCCTTTTGCAGTCAGTCTGATCAGCACAAGTGTGATTGTTTTGACACTAGCAGGGACTTGGGCAGTTGTCAATGCAGTTTTTCACGCTGTAACATCTATTTCTCTACCAACAATATCATTACCTACAATCCCCAAAGGTTCAAATCCTCCGGAAAAACCAACTACTACTAGAAGCCAAGAAAATCGCGGTAACCAAATTATCCGTCGCCGTCAGGAGCTAGAAATACCAGAAGTCTTTTTTACAAAAATGGTAGATCGAAAATTTTATACTAAAAATCCGGATGCAAAAGGACGTACTCTCACGGGGAACTCAGAAGATAACGCTTTACGAAAGGAATGGTTTGCGATCGCACAAGATGTGTTAAATCAACTAGAACAAGCGAATCTCAGCAAATCAGCGCGTCGGAAACTGGGAAGCTACACTGCGCGAGATTACGACAATTGGAGACAACAAGCACAAGCAGGACAACTGGGTAACTATACCATTGACCAACTCAACAAAGACACAAACAAAAAATTTGACCGATTGTTTCCGGGAGAGCGACGCAATAATGAGAAACTTGATAAACAGACACTCGGTCAAATATGGTATGCACTTGCTGCTGACCAAGTGAGTAAAGTAGAATCTGCGAATTAA
- a CDS encoding phenylacetate--CoA ligase family protein yields MNSQAQRQRAIKAFTDFLHTPLDTLLQQHINTDTTEAALALFHDMAASVPAYKHFLANHAVNPDEYQTLEDFQRLPQLVKENYLQRYPLAELCRNGQLETCDMIAVSSGSTGKPTFWPRFFADEMQIATRFEQVFHDSFHADSRRTLAVICFSLGTWVGGMFTTNCCRYLASKGYPITLVTPGNNKEEIFRVVQELGSAFEQVVLLGYPPFLKDIIDTGIARGIEWQRYQIKLVMAGEVFSEEWRSLVSERVGSQHCCYDSVSLYGTADAGVLGNETPLSICIRRFLAQNPEAARALFGESRLPTLVQYDPISRFFEVIDGTLLFSGNNGIPLVRYNILDTGGIMSYDAMLQFLAKWGFNPVAEIQQMGGRGVRALPFVYIFGRSNFTVSYFGANIYPENVTVGLEQPVIREWVTGKFVLQVQEDADKNRFLSVVVELAPRMEESEEKREAIASSILTQLQRLNSEFANYVPPEYQIPRVALAPTGDPEYFPVGVKHRYTRK; encoded by the coding sequence ATGAATTCGCAAGCACAACGCCAGCGGGCAATTAAAGCCTTTACAGATTTTTTACATACTCCCTTAGACACACTCCTACAACAGCATATAAACACTGATACAACAGAGGCAGCTTTGGCGTTATTTCATGATATGGCTGCTAGTGTACCTGCTTACAAACATTTTTTAGCAAATCACGCAGTTAATCCTGATGAATACCAAACCTTAGAAGATTTCCAAAGATTACCGCAACTCGTAAAAGAAAATTACCTGCAACGTTATCCTCTAGCTGAATTATGCCGCAACGGACAGCTAGAAACATGCGACATGATAGCTGTTTCTTCTGGTTCCACAGGAAAACCAACATTTTGGCCTCGCTTTTTTGCAGATGAAATGCAAATTGCTACCCGTTTTGAGCAGGTATTTCATGATAGTTTTCATGCAGATAGTAGACGAACTCTAGCTGTGATTTGTTTCAGTTTAGGTACCTGGGTAGGCGGAATGTTCACAACCAATTGCTGCCGCTATCTTGCCAGCAAAGGTTATCCGATTACTTTGGTAACTCCTGGTAATAATAAAGAAGAAATATTTCGAGTTGTTCAAGAACTCGGTTCGGCTTTTGAGCAGGTTGTCTTATTAGGATATCCACCATTTCTCAAAGATATTATTGATACTGGAATTGCCCGTGGAATTGAATGGCAGCGATATCAGATAAAGTTGGTGATGGCGGGAGAAGTATTCAGCGAGGAATGGCGCAGTTTAGTGAGTGAAAGAGTTGGTTCCCAACATTGCTGCTACGACTCTGTCTCGCTTTATGGAACAGCAGATGCAGGTGTATTGGGTAACGAAACACCTTTGAGTATCTGCATTCGTCGTTTCTTAGCACAAAATCCAGAAGCGGCGCGTGCCTTGTTTGGGGAGTCTCGTTTACCCACACTGGTACAATATGATCCCATCAGCCGCTTTTTTGAAGTTATAGACGGCACGTTGCTATTTTCTGGAAATAATGGCATTCCTCTGGTGCGTTACAACATCTTGGATACTGGAGGGATAATGAGTTATGATGCCATGCTCCAGTTTTTAGCAAAATGGGGCTTCAATCCAGTGGCGGAAATACAACAGATGGGTGGAAGAGGTGTTCGTGCGCTACCATTCGTCTATATTTTCGGACGCTCTAATTTTACAGTTTCTTACTTTGGAGCGAATATCTACCCAGAAAATGTGACGGTGGGATTAGAGCAACCAGTTATTAGAGAATGGGTGACAGGTAAATTCGTGTTGCAAGTGCAAGAAGATGCAGACAAGAACCGATTTTTATCGGTGGTTGTGGAGTTAGCACCGAGAATGGAGGAAAGTGAAGAGAAAAGGGAGGCGATCGCATCTTCCATTCTCACCCAACTCCAGCGCCTCAATAGCGAATTTGCTAACTACGTTCCTCCAGAATACCAAATCCCGCGAGTTGCACTAGCTCCTACAGGCGATCCAGAATATTTCCCCGTTGGGGTGAAGCATCGCTATACCCGCAAGTAG
- a CDS encoding Rpn family recombination-promoting nuclease/putative transposase — translation MKTDTIFYRLFQSFPSIFFELINQPPETADTYQFSSVEVKQLAFRIDGVFLPKSNPSSPIYFVEVQFQPDKKFYSRLFTEIFLYLDRSELTNNWRGAVVYPSRSLDVGETERYIELLTSGRVSRIYLDELDSAAEQSIGIGTVKLVIEPQSGAATKARELINLAKQQIADEITQREFLELIETIIVYKFPLKSREEIEQMLGLSELKQTKVYQEAKQEGKLEAIPFMLTLGATVEQIADALKLDVELVRLVAAKAKPNQEQSRE, via the coding sequence GTGAAAACAGACACAATATTCTACCGCCTATTCCAAAGCTTCCCCAGCATTTTTTTTGAACTCATCAACCAACCTCCCGAAACCGCTGACACCTACCAATTCTCATCCGTCGAAGTCAAACAACTTGCTTTCCGCATCGATGGCGTGTTTCTCCCCAAAAGTAATCCATCATCCCCCATCTACTTTGTAGAAGTCCAATTTCAGCCCGATAAAAAATTCTACTCTCGCTTGTTTACGGAAATCTTTCTTTACTTGGATAGAAGCGAACTTACCAACAACTGGCGCGGGGCGGTGGTTTATCCAAGCCGCAGTCTTGATGTGGGAGAAACAGAACGCTATATTGAATTACTCACATCTGGGCGAGTTAGCCGCATCTATCTTGATGAATTAGACTCCGCAGCAGAACAGTCGATTGGTATTGGTACAGTTAAACTGGTTATAGAGCCACAGTCAGGCGCAGCTACCAAAGCCAGGGAATTAATCAACCTTGCTAAACAACAAATAGCTGATGAAATTACCCAACGGGAATTTCTCGAATTGATAGAAACGATTATTGTCTATAAATTCCCTTTGAAAAGTCGGGAGGAGATAGAGCAAATGTTGGGATTAAGCGAGTTAAAGCAAACTAAAGTTTATCAAGAAGCTAAGCAGGAAGGTAAATTGGAAGCAATTCCTTTTATGTTGACTTTAGGTGCAACTGTAGAACAAATAGCTGATGCGTTAAAGTTGGATGTTGAGTTAGTTAGGTTGGTTGCTGCTAAAGCTAAACCAAACCAAGAACAAAGCCGCGAATAG
- a CDS encoding fasciclin domain-containing protein, protein MKVEDSNLLTKLAGIIGVTGISLLTGLPTGANEVLNSNPGIFKEASYHGEQRLLVNAEYTQPSEATTAATKSKKISPAKDTTVTQRPRGLNPRPSILQECPYNRAACPGGGDTSTPPASPPPGVPTTPGGEIPTTPPPATPTPPSQPGAGTESKNIVAVAESNGSFTMLTKALKAAGLVQTLQGKGPFTVFAPTDAAFAKLPQDAVQDLLKPENKEVLVKILRYHVLQGSVVSKDLKSGEVKSIEGGPINVKVDPKTGVTVNDAKVVQPDIKASNGVIHVIDNVILPPDL, encoded by the coding sequence ATGAAGGTTGAAGACAGCAATTTGCTGACCAAGTTGGCTGGTATAATAGGAGTGACGGGCATCAGTCTTCTTACTGGTCTACCCACTGGAGCAAACGAAGTATTAAATTCTAACCCTGGTATTTTCAAAGAAGCGTCGTATCATGGCGAGCAACGTCTTTTAGTAAACGCTGAGTATACTCAACCTAGTGAGGCCACAACAGCAGCAACAAAGTCCAAAAAAATCTCACCAGCTAAAGACACAACAGTAACACAGAGACCGAGAGGATTAAACCCTCGCCCGAGTATTTTGCAGGAGTGTCCTTACAACCGTGCTGCTTGTCCTGGTGGAGGTGACACTTCTACACCTCCTGCGTCTCCTCCACCAGGGGTACCCACAACACCTGGTGGTGAGATACCCACAACACCACCACCTGCCACACCCACGCCTCCTAGTCAGCCAGGAGCGGGTACAGAGAGTAAAAATATCGTAGCAGTTGCAGAGTCCAATGGTTCCTTTACAATGCTAACCAAGGCTTTGAAAGCAGCTGGATTGGTACAAACCTTGCAAGGCAAAGGCCCTTTCACCGTCTTCGCACCTACAGATGCAGCATTTGCCAAATTGCCACAAGACGCTGTACAAGATTTATTAAAGCCAGAAAATAAAGAAGTCCTGGTGAAGATTTTGCGATATCATGTGCTGCAAGGTTCAGTAGTATCCAAAGATTTGAAATCTGGTGAAGTCAAAAGCATTGAGGGTGGTCCGATTAATGTCAAGGTAGATCCAAAAACTGGTGTAACAGTCAATGACGCCAAGGTGGTTCAGCCTGACATCAAAGCCAGTAACGGCGTTATTCATGTGATTGACAACGTGATTTTACCTCCTGACTTGTAA
- a CDS encoding glutathione S-transferase has protein sequence MLELYQFELSQYSEKVRLILDYKGLEYRKIEVTPGVGQVELYRLTGQRQVPVLRDGSRYIADSTEIAKYLDLQYPARPLIPTDPKKRGLCLMMEEWADESIGIKGRKALFSAISQNQNFRKSLLPRATPDVLKSLVEGVPNDLLKVLGFGVGYSPDAIRSAIADLKQDLEALTLLLADSPYLVGDEPTLADFAVAGLSILLKFPNAVYLNLPETIIGKGVPELADNLLYQPFFTWRDRLYAQYRRPLLSYTTTGGSSAPTSINID, from the coding sequence ATGCTCGAATTATATCAGTTTGAATTATCTCAATACTCAGAGAAAGTGCGTCTTATCCTTGATTATAAAGGGCTGGAGTACCGTAAAATCGAGGTAACACCAGGAGTAGGACAGGTAGAACTATATCGGCTGACTGGTCAGCGACAAGTACCCGTATTAAGAGATGGTAGCAGATATATAGCAGATTCAACGGAGATAGCTAAGTATTTAGACTTACAATATCCAGCACGCCCATTGATACCAACCGATCCAAAAAAGCGGGGCTTATGTTTAATGATGGAAGAATGGGCGGATGAATCAATTGGCATCAAAGGTCGCAAAGCACTGTTTTCTGCCATTAGTCAAAACCAGAATTTCCGCAAGTCCTTACTACCTAGGGCGACACCAGATGTCCTGAAAAGTCTGGTAGAAGGAGTTCCTAACGATCTATTGAAAGTTTTGGGTTTTGGCGTTGGTTATAGTCCAGATGCAATACGCAGTGCGATCGCCGACTTAAAGCAAGATTTGGAAGCCCTGACATTATTATTAGCAGATAGTCCCTATCTAGTAGGAGATGAACCAACTTTAGCCGACTTTGCTGTCGCTGGTTTATCAATATTGCTGAAGTTTCCTAATGCTGTTTATTTGAATTTGCCAGAAACCATCATAGGTAAGGGAGTCCCTGAATTGGCTGATAACCTACTTTATCAACCGTTCTTTACTTGGCGCGATCGCCTTTACGCCCAATATCGTAGACCGCTTCTAAGTTATACCACAACAGGAGGTTCAAGTGCGCCTACTTCAATTAACATTGACTGA
- a CDS encoding helicase HerA domain-containing protein translates to MNLGQPLGSVIQGSLTGGLEVRLHPDVSVEDMRVGKFLVVQGVRSRFFCMLTDVALGIANQRIIANPPSWEDTFLRDILAGGGTYGTINLAPMLMFTPESEESYSATNGKSANPFVPSATGLASFQPQTSTTMELLPVKTIPSHFSQVYEASEEDFRRVFGWEDDPQRKNFSIGKPLDMEVPVCLDLNRFVERSNGVFGKSGTGKSFLTRLLLAGTIRKNAAVNLIFDMHSEYGWEAVSEGKQMSTVKGLKQLFPSSVEVYTLDPESTKRRGVPHAQELYLSYDQIEVEDIKLCSRDLGLSEASLDNANILFAEFGKSWILQLINMTNEEIKTFCEEKRGHQGSITALQRKLLRLENLKYMRAACPQNYVNQMLRSLEAGKNIVVEFGSQSNMLSYMLVTNMITRRIHQHYVTKAEKFLQTKNPNDKPTQLMITIEEAHRFLDPATVQSTIFGTIAREMRKYFVTLLVVDQRPSGIDNEVMSQIGTRITALLNDEKDIEAIFTGVSGGGALRSVLAKLDSKQQALILGHAVPMPVVVRTRPYDTIFYEEIGETAWEEKPDEEVFAAAELAKADLGF, encoded by the coding sequence ATGAATTTGGGACAGCCATTAGGTTCAGTTATACAAGGCTCTCTCACAGGAGGATTAGAAGTTAGATTGCACCCCGACGTTTCGGTAGAAGATATGCGCGTTGGTAAGTTTTTAGTTGTCCAAGGGGTGCGATCGCGTTTTTTTTGTATGCTCACAGACGTAGCATTGGGAATTGCCAACCAAAGAATTATTGCGAATCCTCCGAGTTGGGAAGACACTTTTTTACGAGATATTTTAGCAGGAGGCGGGACATACGGTACCATCAACCTCGCACCGATGTTGATGTTTACCCCCGAATCTGAAGAATCTTATTCTGCAACAAACGGCAAATCTGCAAATCCTTTTGTTCCATCAGCGACTGGCTTGGCATCATTCCAGCCTCAAACCAGTACAACAATGGAACTCCTTCCAGTCAAAACGATTCCCAGCCACTTTAGCCAAGTTTATGAAGCTTCTGAAGAAGATTTTCGCCGGGTATTTGGTTGGGAAGACGATCCTCAAAGGAAGAATTTTTCTATTGGGAAACCACTGGACATGGAGGTACCTGTTTGTCTTGATTTAAATCGGTTTGTGGAAAGAAGCAACGGCGTTTTTGGCAAATCAGGAACTGGTAAATCCTTCTTGACACGTTTACTTTTAGCTGGGACAATCCGCAAAAATGCGGCGGTGAACTTGATTTTTGATATGCACTCAGAGTATGGCTGGGAAGCCGTTTCTGAAGGCAAGCAAATGAGTACTGTCAAAGGATTAAAACAGCTTTTTCCCAGTTCAGTTGAAGTCTACACTCTTGATCCAGAATCCACCAAGCGTCGAGGCGTACCTCATGCTCAAGAACTTTATTTAAGTTACGATCAAATTGAAGTCGAAGATATAAAATTATGCAGTCGTGATTTAGGACTTTCAGAAGCAAGTTTAGATAACGCCAATATTTTATTTGCTGAATTTGGCAAGTCTTGGATTCTTCAATTGATAAATATGACGAACGAAGAAATTAAGACTTTCTGCGAAGAGAAGCGGGGACACCAAGGTTCGATTACAGCACTACAGCGCAAACTCCTGCGACTGGAAAATTTAAAGTATATGCGTGCAGCTTGTCCGCAAAATTATGTCAATCAAATGTTGCGTTCCCTAGAAGCTGGGAAGAATATTGTCGTGGAGTTTGGCTCTCAGTCAAATATGCTCTCTTATATGTTGGTGACAAATATGATTACCCGGCGGATTCACCAACATTATGTCACCAAAGCAGAAAAGTTTTTACAAACCAAAAATCCCAACGATAAACCAACGCAACTGATGATTACAATTGAGGAGGCACACCGTTTCCTCGACCCTGCAACGGTACAAAGTACTATTTTCGGAACGATCGCCCGCGAAATGCGGAAATACTTCGTAACGCTTCTTGTGGTTGATCAACGTCCATCGGGCATAGATAATGAAGTCATGTCCCAGATTGGTACTCGTATTACCGCTTTGCTGAACGATGAAAAAGATATTGAGGCGATTTTTACTGGGGTGTCTGGTGGAGGTGCCTTGCGTTCTGTGTTGGCAAAGTTAGACTCTAAACAACAAGCCTTGATTTTAGGACACGCTGTTCCGATGCCTGTGGTTGTGCGTACTCGTCCTTACGATACCATATTTTATGAAGAAATTGGCGAGACTGCTTGGGAGGAAAAGCCAGATGAAGAAGTGTTTGCTGCGGCTGAACTAGCTAAAGCAGATCTTGGCTTTTAG
- a CDS encoding nucleotidyltransferase domain-containing protein: MSSHSNPLKDDHYLGALVDELCHVHNCHTVILYGSRAKGTHTAESDYDLFAVRETGESLHDARLWNNYYLDIFIYNEKDVIIVDSSFLRILGGVVLRECEGFGQRLLKRMDELFATGPAALSASEIQLRRTWFSKMLKRISQGNIEADYRRVWLLYALLEDYFALRQKWYLGSKESWNWLKIHDPQTYVAFEVALKSGACFSTIESLVEKVLAVNAA; this comes from the coding sequence ATGTCCAGCCACTCAAATCCACTTAAAGATGACCACTATCTTGGAGCTTTGGTAGATGAACTGTGTCATGTTCATAACTGTCATACTGTGATTTTATACGGTTCAAGAGCGAAAGGCACACACACTGCTGAAAGTGACTACGACCTCTTTGCCGTGAGAGAAACTGGCGAGAGTCTACACGATGCTCGCCTCTGGAATAATTACTATCTGGATATTTTCATCTATAACGAGAAAGATGTTATTATAGTAGATAGTTCCTTCCTGCGAATTCTCGGGGGCGTAGTATTGCGAGAATGCGAAGGTTTTGGGCAAAGACTCCTCAAGCGAATGGATGAGTTATTTGCCACTGGTCCTGCGGCGCTATCAGCAAGTGAAATTCAACTGCGACGTACTTGGTTCAGTAAAATGTTAAAGCGCATCTCGCAAGGAAATATTGAGGCTGACTACCGTCGTGTGTGGCTGTTGTATGCACTGCTTGAAGACTACTTTGCTTTACGTCAGAAGTGGTATCTTGGTTCAAAAGAGAGTTGGAACTGGCTTAAAATTCATGATCCACAAACCTACGTGGCTTTTGAAGTTGCTCTAAAATCAGGGGCTTGTTTTTCAACGATTGAGTCCTTAGTGGAAAAAGTGCTAGCTGTAAATGCGGCTTAA